TCAGGGGTTCTATCGCGACGACCTCGACGGCTTGCGCGGCATCGCGATCGCGCTGGTCGCCGTCTTCCACATCTGGTTCGGCCGAGTCTCCGGCGGCGTCGACGTGTTTCTGGCGCTGTCCGGATTCTTCTTCGGCGGCAAGGTCATTCGCGCCGCGTTGAACCCAGCGGCCACCTTATCGCCGGTGGCCGAGGTGATCCGGCTTATCCGCCGCCTGGTTCCGGCCCTCGTCGTCGTGCTGGCCGGGTGCGCGCTGCTCACCATCCTGGTTCAGCCCGAAACCCGCTGGGAGACGTTCGCCGACCAGAGCCTCGCCAGCCTCGGCTACTACCAGAACTGGGAGTTGGCCAACACCGCCTCCGACTACCTGCGCGCGGGTGAGGCCGTCAGCCCCCTGCAGCACATCTGGTCGATGTCGGTGCAGGGCCAGTTCTACGTCAGCTTCCTGGTCCTGATCGCCGGCCTGACCTACCTGTTCGGGCGTTCGCCGCGCGCCCGGCTGAAGACCGTGTTCCTGGTGGCGCTGAGCGCGTTGACGCTTGCCTCGTTCGTCTACGCGATCGTCGCGCACCAGCAGAACCAGACGGCCGCCTACTACGACAGCTTCGCCCGCGGCTGGGAGTTGTTGCTGGGAGCGCTGGTCGGCGCGCTGGTGACCCGGATTCGCTGGCCCATGTGGTTGCGCACCGTGCTGGCCACGGTCGCGCTGGGCGCGGTGCTGTCATGCGGGGCGCTAATCAACGGCGTGCGCGAGTTCCCGGGCCCGTGGGCCCTGGTGCCCGTCGGCGCCGCCATGCTGTTGATCCTTGTCGGAGCCGGCCCGACGGGCGATTCCGAGCGCCGGTTGCCGCTGCCGAATCGGCTGCTGGCGACGCGCCCGCTGGTCGAGCTGGGTGCCATGGCCTATTCGCTCTATCTCTGGCACTGGCCGCTGCTCATCTTCTGGCTGTCCTACACCGGCCACAAGCACGCCACGTTCCTCGAAGGCGCGGTGTTGCTGCTGGTGTCGGGTGTGTTGGCGTATCTGACCAACCGGCTTGTCGAGGACCCGCTGCGCTACCGCGCGTCCTCGAAACCGGCACCCCGGCCGGCCGCACGGACGACCCGATGGCTGGGCCGTCTTCGGCGGCCGACGCTGGTG
The sequence above is drawn from the Mycobacterium marseillense genome and encodes:
- a CDS encoding acyltransferase family protein, with the protein product MQTPTRSSSPAAAADPGAAGAPTEGSWGSQGFYRDDLDGLRGIAIALVAVFHIWFGRVSGGVDVFLALSGFFFGGKVIRAALNPAATLSPVAEVIRLIRRLVPALVVVLAGCALLTILVQPETRWETFADQSLASLGYYQNWELANTASDYLRAGEAVSPLQHIWSMSVQGQFYVSFLVLIAGLTYLFGRSPRARLKTVFLVALSALTLASFVYAIVAHQQNQTAAYYDSFARGWELLLGALVGALVTRIRWPMWLRTVLATVALGAVLSCGALINGVREFPGPWALVPVGAAMLLILVGAGPTGDSERRLPLPNRLLATRPLVELGAMAYSLYLWHWPLLIFWLSYTGHKHATFLEGAVLLLVSGVLAYLTNRLVEDPLRYRASSKPAPRPAARTTRWLGRLRRPTLVLGSAVVLLGVTLTATSFTWRQHVTVLRSAGKELSVLNPQDYPGARALTEHARVPALPMRPTVLEVKQDLPASTKDGCISDFVNPAVVNCTYGDAAAERTIALAGGSHAEHWLPALDILGKAHHFKVVTYLKMGCPLSTEQVPLIMGNNAPYPQCREWVQQTMTKLVTDRPDYVFTTTTRPWNIKSGDVMPATYIGIWQTLSDNNIPILGMRDTPWLVKNGQPFDPADCLAKRGATARSCAIKRSDLLSDRNQTLDFVARFPQLKVLDMSDAVCRADVCRPVEGNILVYHGAHHLSPTYMRTMAPELGRQIADNTGWW